The Xenopus laevis strain J_2021 chromosome 4L, Xenopus_laevis_v10.1, whole genome shotgun sequence genomic sequence GAGGAAAAACTCGAGAGAGAGATCCCCCCTTCCAGGCCGATAGAATGTTCGCTTGAAGAGGGCGTAGATGTATTTGTGCAAAGGGTATTGCCTCTATGGCTGATACCATCACTCCTAGTACCCTCATTGCAGTGTGGATTGTTGGTTTTGGGATGTGCAGTAGTCTCCTGACTTGATTCCTGATTCTGATCTGTTTGTCTAGTGGTAGACATATTGACTGGGTAATGGTGTTGAATTCCATCCCTAAGAATGTCATTTGTTGACTGGGTTGTAGATTCGATTTGGACCAGTTTATGGTCCATCCGAAACTTTGAAGAAGTGAGATCGCTAACTGAAggtcctccctggctctctctaCTGTTCTGGCCTTTATGAGCAGGTCGTCCAGGTAGGGAGTAACCGATATCCCTTGCAGACGTAGTTTTGCCGCAGACACTGCCATTATCTTGGTAAATACTCTGGGAGCTGCAGAGAGTCCGAATGGGAGCGCTACGAATTGGTAATGattgtttacaaatgcaaatcgGAGAAAGCAGTGGTGAGGTGGCCAAATTGGGACATGTAGGTATGCATCCCTTATGTCCAATGACATCAGAAATTGTCCCTGTTCCATTCCCCTGATTACGGAACGTAAGGTCTCCATCTTGAACTTGACAGTCCGGATGAATTTGTTTAGAAGCTTCAAATCCAGCACTGGTCTGAAAGATCCATCCTTTTTTGGTACAATGAAGAGATTTGTGTAAAAACCGGAGAATCTGTCCTGTGAGGGGACTGGTACTATTACTCTGGAATTCTCCATCTTGGCGATGCAATTTAAGAAGGCTTGCGCCTTGATTGGATTGGGTGGAATCCTGGACATGAAAAATTTGTTGGGAGGAGTCGACAGAAAGTCTATGTGGTagccttctgagacaatttcgtTGACCCAAGCATCTGTTGAATGTTGGGCCCATACCTCCCGGAATCGCAGCAACTTGCCTCCAATTTGTTCCCGCGATTCCGGAGGGAGTGCCCCGTCAGACTGTTGATGATTTATCACTTGCGGGCTTGTTGTGAGTCTTATTGGTTTTCCAGGATGTACGGTTCTTGTCACTTTGTTTAAAGCGAAAATTGGATCTCTGCGGAGAATTGCTTCTCCTCTGGAAACGCCCACTCTGCCCTCGAAAAAATTTTCCTCGTCTGGGATTTGTAGACGATCTGTGTTTAGATTGTGGGAGGAAGGTACTTTTTCCCCCAGTGGCTTGGGAAATAATATTTTCCAATTCATCTCCGAACAACCGTTGTCCTTTAAACGGTAGTGATGTAAGCGATTTCTTCGAGCTGATGTCTGCAGACCAGCTCTTAAGCCAGAGGGTCCTTCTTGCTGCTATTGCCAGGGCCGATGTCCGAGCCGTGGCCTGAGAGGCGTCTAATGTGGCATCGCATAGGTAAGCGGATGCGTCCACAATATGCAGAACGGATGAGATAAGGTCTGAGCGAAGGACGCCCTCCTGTATATCCTTAAGAAGGCCTTCAGCCCACGCTTGTATAGCTCTAGACACCCATGCGGATGCTAGTAGTGGGCGTAATGCTGATCCGGATGAAGAATAATTGGCTCTAAGTAAGCTTTCCATTCGTCTGTCAGATGGATCCCTGAAAGCTGCCGCTTCTGTAACTGGTAGCGTAGTGGATTTGGATAGTCTAGAGACTGGCGCATCCACTACAGGAGGATTAGACCACTTGTCCACTAAATCCTTAGGGAAAGGATAGGATTTCGAGAATTTCTTGGAGGCTTGAAATTTTCTCTCAGGGAAATTCCATTCCTCCTGTATCAGGGTAGTTAACTGATCATGTGCTGGAAAATAAGATCCAGATTTGTGCTGTCTCTTGAATAACCCTGTAGATTGAGACTTTTCCTCCTGTGTTTGCGTGATATTGAGAATGTTAAGCCCGCCTTTGATTATGCCCTCAACATCATGTTGAGTTTCTTTATCTTTACCCTCACTTGTATTATCTTCCTCCTCCGAGGAAATTCCCCTTCAGATTGTGACGAATTCTGATCAATGGATGATGTGTCAGAGACATTGAGACGGGAGTTTTCCGCTCTAGGGCTGCTGTGCCTTTTACGCTTTTCACTGCGTTTTTGGTTTAGTTTGCATAACACCTTCCCTAAATTGTCCGCAATTGCGGGAAGTCCCTGAAGGGATGCCAGAGATTGAGATAACTGTATGGCCCAAGCAGGGGCAGTTAGGTCTGCTGCTGTGCTTCCCCCTGCGTTGTGTGAAGGCCCTTGTATATCAGGGGAAATGGCTTGAGCAGGGTCGTTATTGGTAAGCCCCTGAGAGGAGGCTGCTCCCAAACAGGATTTGCAAAGTGACTCTCCATGGCCCCCAGAAAATTTGTTCTGGCATTTTGCGCAGGCGAGATAAGTCACCAACCCTGCTGTTGCTGGGGCTTTCCCCCCCGCCCTGGGGAATAAACTCCCCGTCTTACCTTCTGCCATGCTGGTGTAAGGTACCTCACAATATGCAGCGTCGCTAATGCGTGGGGTGTAAAGTTTATTGCCACTTTAATGTTATTCTCCTTTACTTTTATAGGAGAGTATAACGCATGAGTGAGGGAGGGGAGAAGTGGAACGCTCCGTAGCGCTGTGTCCCCGCTGCTTTGCACTGAGAAAATGGCCTGTCCGCCACCCGCGCTCTTTCAAAATGGCGCCGACAAGCGCTTCTGCCCACAATCAAAATGGCGGCTCTGGGCTATTCCGCGGAGAATGCGGCCCAGCACAGGCGGACTCCAGCCAGCGCTTCCTTCAGCGGTCTGACCGGAGCAGCGCTGAACACTGACTGCGCTCACTCTCCTTCTACCGATATCGCTGCGCTGTTAGTGAGCCCAGGAGTTAAGGCAGCTCTGCTGACTGAGCGTATGGAGGCAGTGTATGGGGGTTTCTTACCTGACCCGGACCAGTGCCTTTCCTCCATCTGTTTTTACCAGTGAGACCTTCTGTCCTGGTGAAGGACAGGTATGTCTGTGGGGACCATTGTTTTAGCCCTTTTTTGGGGCTAATATAGGCACCCCCTGGTGAAACAATCCCACGTAGGGGACCAGCACTCGAGGACACAGGTAATCCTGTTCCTGATGCTGTCCCAAAATCCATAGAAAATGACTGTGAAGAAAGGAAATATCCTCTCTGTAATGCTGTCCATCCTCCTAGATGCAGGACACTTTAAAAACTGACTGAGAACAGTGAGAGGGGGGTTAAGCTGGACCTCTAGTCACGCCCCCTTGAATTAATTAcaaagtgtcctgcctcctggagggtggagcttaaacccctacagttccctgtgtcccccagagacgacagagaaaaataggattctaaaaatcccataggaatgaacagaaagtagcggatttttttgtggtgagctctaatctcacattttgataaacctgcccctaaaagCTAAACTACATAGGAGATTGTGATCAGATTTTAGGAGTCCGATTTTCTCTGATCTTGCCTTTTGGATCCTACGAAATCTGATCTCCACAGCTGTAATGTTAAAACAGATAAAGGGTGTGGTTTGTTCTTGCATCAGATGTTATCATTTCAGATGAAGAAGCAAGTTGTGTTGGATGGCCAATCTTCAaagtagtttacacatcagatctTTCCATCAGTCCCATTCTATTTTGATCCATGACTTGAAGTATACGCTCAGACGACtggacaccatcctacaaaatctcccatggAGCGTTAGCCCTAAGCATCTGAATGATGAAAATAGGGGCTACACAGGGTTCCAAACAAACTGAATCCACTTTTTCAAATcagaaaaaagtaacatttttccaGACAGTCCTGAAAACCTCACTCCCGGATGTGTATCACATGCTGGGAGAAAAGATTTAGCCCATTGTTTTTCTACATTGCAATTGACTGTTACAGTCCAGAGTAGAAGCTAGTTACATGTTCTTGAAACATATTTAGATAAAggttgtgataaaaaaaacaaaaaaaaaaaaacacttggcacTTTATCAATGTATTCACACACACTCATTTGGCATTTACTTTGAAATTTATTTGGGCAATAagtccaaaataataataaaaaacaaaacacaacacaCATCAGACATTTAAGCACAAAGTTTTTCCATATACAAAGTTGGCTCCATACTGTACTATGAGCAGATGACCGTGTCCTATGAGGGAGCCAAGTTGTGTGCTTGTattaagtcttaaaggagaattaaaccctaaaaatgaatatggctaaaatggcatattttatatactgaacttattgcagctcagtaaatgacagcagcacagagcatgtgcagtgaatccgcagaaaagaagaagacggggagctactggggcatctttggagacacagatctttactgctaaagggctgtggttgccttgggctggtgcagaagcccaaaacaatttacatttctagctacttctttagtttagctttccttgttctttaaggaggccatacatgtaacaattaagatctttccaagaaagatagtttgtttcaatacacgtgtagagctgaatggtcagatatacaggtagaaacaatagaatttgtatctgaagattcagcattaacaatggGCGATGCCTGGaagccttcaaaggcacccaatcaaaattttccgttcggcccgatcgacgagccaacgGATATCCAAGactttcatacaatattatctgtgcgtctatgaccacctttataaCAAAACTGATCTTGCAATAAAGATTGTAACGTTTGTAAGAAAGGAAACTGATTGTTTACCAACCCACTTTTAGTGTTTCACATACAGAAACAGACCTGAATCTAATGCAAATATTGTTTTTTGATGGTTTAAATgtctacaaaaaaatatgtacactgtacaatatatatatattacacatttacATGTTAATTCTCCCATTGCTCAAGAACTCTGTCCTCCAGGAATTTTTCAGTTTTGCTTATCAAGAGAAACCGCACGGATGTTTCGGTTTTCTACCCAGCCAAGGCTACAGTTTTTCAAGTTGTTTTCAAGTTTCTCATTATTCCATTTCTGAGAATCGCGCAAACATTGCTTTCCTCACTGCATCCTTGTAGGAGTCTGATGTGTTCACTCCATAGGAGCTGCCCTTGGCTCCCAGACCAGCCCCTCTCATTCTGACCTGAGCCTATGAAATAAGAACAGCGTTAAAACTCATCATACATTTCAGGAACAGATTATCGTTGTGAACATCACAAGAGCTAGTTACTACATGGAACCAAAACGATAGATTAGCTGGCTTTAAAGGGGTGCGTCACCTTCAAACAACAagatggtttcagatagttctatattgaagtgtcaagtgtcttttttcaccttctaaagcagctctgggaggggggggggtcgccgaccctgcaaactgttctaaattgatacatttagttggtacatttcttatttttgtacctgctgagcagaatctctgggtttcattacaggcagctgttagaattgatacaatagttgctaatactccagagatgctgctgagaaactcAATGTTggaaaactgtaacagttcagagtctgcacctgaattactgagctgccagactcaaacaccagacacacgaacattcaactttaaattttggaaaaacagtaaaaaataaataatggaaagtaattgaaaaaaagtctttatttctggtgaacaatctgaaaacaattgaactgaaaaaaagtgtttggaaggtgaacaacccctttaaagctgatgTATCAATATTAGCTTGCATCAAGAAAACACGCAACAGCTGGAAACCACTAAGAACTAAAAggaatgaggggggggggaacaaatCATGTGGTTGAGAGACAAGAAAAGGCAAATTCACTGGTTGGGTGTCAATGTGCCATGAAAGTGAAGACAAAGCAAATACACAGATGCTTCAGTTAAATAGAAAAGGTTTCATTTTGAGATTGTTACAATAAACTGCCAGACAAGAGCACATTTATATTACCTGAATAGGAGCTGTGATTCCTTGACTCTTTCGGCCCAGTCCTGAGCCCTCCTTCCAGCCCATGGCCTGTAGCATCTTATTTCCTATATTGCTATTATCAATGCCATCCTTTGTAGGTTGCTCATAATTCCTGTATAGGGGGACAAAGAACTCTGTAAACATGTTGAAACAAGTAACAAGTGCTTCTATAAATGCTTTCTATTGATGTCGAAGGACTATGTCGCAGCATACTTACACCACAGTAGGGGCAAATCTCTTGCGTTTGGGTTCTGGGGGCTCTGGAATTCCATATTTCACTCTTCTTTCTGCTGCTCTGTCTCTATACTTTGACTAAAAGAGAAGCAAAACAAATGTATCGGGACAACACTGTTCAGTTTCAATTCACCACTAAGTCTATTGCCATCATTCTAATCTATGTAGCAGTTAGAGCACAAGACTCACCTCTCTTTCGGTTTGTTCTGCTTCATACTCTTGTTCAGACAACTTTGATCTCCTATAGACTTCCAGGTTTTGCTGTTGGGTAATGAAATTCAATTTTCACTATGCGGACCACCATTACACATATTAAACAAGTAACAGTATACAggcataaaaacaaaagaaaatggggaaaaaacaaaagccTACCTTATGTAGGTCTGACAGCTGCTGATGTCTTGTCAGAGCATCTTTATTTGGGAATTGTCTGCGGCATAGAAGACATGCCAGCTTCTTCCAGTCCATCAACTTTTCATCATCcactgccccaataaatctcTCATTCTCCTCTTCATTGTCACTATCACCACTATAAGCAGCAACCAGAGCTGTCTGCAAGTTAAAACAAGCCAGTTATACACTTAAAACTGTATATTACAAAATAAActtatttttcaggatttaagATTCCAACTTCTCTCCTTAtggtttactttaaaggagaactaaaacctaaaaattaatttggctaaaaatgccatattttatatattgaacttattgcaccagcctaaagtttcagcttgtcaatagcagcaatgatccaggactttacacttgtcacaaggggtcaccatcttggaaagtgtctgtgacactcacatgctcagtgggctctgagcagctgttgagaagctaaacttaggggtcatcactaattatcaagcagaaaatgtggtgtagtaattatctgtattaattactaatcagccttatattgtgaaatttctattctatgtgtactgtatattgtgagttgatccctaagctcagtaagtgacagcagcacagagcatgtgcagtgaatccgcagaaaagaaggtggggagctactggggcatctttggagacacagatctttactgctaaagggctgtggttgccttgggctggtacagaagcccaaaacataatgtacaacatttctagcctgatTCTTTAgacaagctttagttctcctgtaaatcATATTATACATAAGCATATTAGTCTAACATCAGATGCTATTATATGTAAAAAGCCTTTTAATCTTAACCAACTCTCCCCCTTGCATCTCAACCCCTAGGTAAGGATCCCGGTTCTGTGCAATACACAAggactttttctttttgcttttagtCAAGTGAGCAAGCAGCCCAGGTTACATAATCAAGACAGACGTCAAATGAAAGAAATCTGCTCACATTTGGAGGCTTTTCTTCCTCAGTGTTAACCATCATCATCATATCTGGCAGAAACTGTCTCTCCAACAATGATCCTTGCTGTGAGGCaaaaaataccaaaacaaatACAATCAGATTAATGGGGAATAGACAgtatgttcaaaaaaaaaaaaaaagaaatcaaacgctaggcatttattttaaaacttgcCTTTTTCTCAAACAAAGCAAATCCAGCATCGGCTGCTGCAGACTCTTTTCTCTCTTCATCACGGAGTGGCTGGAAGCTATTCTTGAAATTTTCCTTCTGTTTGTTTAAACTTTTGGCCCATCGCTCCATATCCTTTGCAATCTTGGAATATAGAAAAggtcaagtgtaaaaaaaaaaaaaaaaaaaaaaaaacaacccggATTTACAACTACAGCTAGTTCTGGTTGGCTGTAAACAATCAGGCTTTACCCAACTGAAGAATTCTTACCAAAATGAATTACAAGAAATCAACTTAATACTTTTATACACCTTTGAACTGCCTTAAAACTGTTCCTGGCACTACCTAGTTGTGTGCTGCCTGCCCATGGGTTCTGAGCAATCTTTTTGCATTAGCGGAAGAGGGAAAACTGGCCCTTGAGACAGGTGGCTTGAAAATTGTGTTTCAAAGTTTTAGCAACATGGCCTAAaactagcagccaaacaaaagcaaAATCTCAATCAAAAAGAAATATCATCATGCATATGATAAAGTGACCACATGCAAAGGCTCATACATACCTGTTGAGCGGTTTTGCTTTTcggcttttcttttttctcttttccttcctTGGAAGTGCCTGGATTTGCACCATTAGGCTGTGTTCCACTTTGACCTGCTCCATCAGCAGCCGGCAAGTAAGTTTGTTTTTCACCATCCCAATATAGGTACTGCTGAGTCAGCGAGTTGTAGTAatacttggggggggggaaaagggaaattattttaaagatgttaataaacAAACTATTTTGAGGTGTTGGAGCAATTTGTTGAACAGCATAGTCATGACCACTATAGGTGCAACAAGTTAACACAAACTTCTGAACAGGATCAAGAGAAAATTTGGGCAACAAATGTTTGCTGCAGAGAAGCACACACCCACCACAACTGAAGCACATATACATGGAAATTCACATTTCATCACAgataacaggatttttgatactcaactttaaatccgtttctctgtagccaaaagggggacacagggaacgatggggtcaatctccatcctccaggaggcaggacacttgaatattaaGTGACGTGCCCATCAGGCTTTACACCACACACtcctattgagtttttttcccaaagctGCTAATGttagttttttaaaactaataaCAGGCAGAATAAGTAAACCAGGGAACTATCCCAAACTgttcccattcccctggatccAAGTGAAAAAAGTCTGCTTTTGTGTTGGACACTCCTGGAAAGTGTATTGGAGATAACTTTACCTAATTGATTTCTGCCCAGTATAGGATCTGCCTGGCTTCCGCCAGCGCGCTCAACTTCACGTTCCTCCTTAACGATTTATGTACGCTACGATtgtattgttgttgttgctgcCCATGTAAAAATAGGTAACCCTGCTTTTTTGGCCTCACACCGAGTAATCAGCTAGAGGCTGAACGTAGAGTCACGCCTAGGTCCAACCTTCTGGGCGTAGGACTGAATAAGGAGTGTACAGTGTGTGGGGTAAAGCCTGATGGCCATGCTCTGTAAttattattcaagtgtcctgcttccAATAGGATCGAGCTTAAACCCATCGACAAGAGAGAAAATTCCATTCTTTGATAACATCTATAGCCATTCTAACCAGTCACTGAATAAACCAACATTGTTTcttcattttcaagaaaaatctCAACGATCAGACAAATTTGGGCAGAAGAATCCCTAAACAATGCCTTAAGGCGACCAGTCACCCATATATCTTTTCAAAATCCTAttatatcacattagtcaagcgaaATTAACTTAGTTATACAATAGTGCAGTGACATTTAACAAGTGCTGAATGGGaagtgaaagtaaatgtctgCCTCGCCTCTATGCCGCAGTATACAGCAAATTGCACTAGgcttatgacaaaaaaaaaagcatacctgAGAATTGGGATCATAGTACAGGCCAGTTTGGGGATCGTAGTAATATCCTGAGCTCTCGTCATATTGATATGTAGAAGTATCTGGAACAGCTATGGTAAAATGACAAAAAGGAAACTTTATCTACGATAGTTATTACCaggtaattaaaataatttggtaAAAGCTGTGTAGTACTCACAGTATTTTAGTCCAGGAACAATGGCATTAGGAGCAGCTGCTTCTTCTGCGCTAGTACCAGATGCTGGAGTTGCGCTGGCAGCTACTGTACTTGTACTAGACTGGGTCTTTGGTGGAGAAATAAAGGGATATATAAGAATGCAAAGCAAGCATAGAAAGACAATGTCAAAGTAAACAGAAAGCTGAATACCGGAGAACCAGGTTGCTGGTACATCTGAGGACTTTGACACACGACTGCACTTGTAGTTGCTGGCACTGGAGAGGaactctctgtaaaaaaaaaaaaaaaaaattggaatgaaAGGTCAAATGACTGGATGATGTCACAACTTTATAAAAGCTAGAACAACATGCTTGATCTGTAGCATTAACCATAGCAGATAGCTATGTTGAGTCCTTACCTGCTTGTGGTGCTGTGCCTTGCTCTGCTGCTCCAGTCTGTGTTTGGTAAAATGGTTGGTAATCTTGGGAGCATTGTCCATAATTAGAACAACCTTCCTGTCCTGGTTGCAGGTATGCATAATCCCCACCTTCCCCACTTTGCTGCGCCGGCTACAAAATAGAAATACTTTACTAGATTGaaacctattgtaaaatatctaCATTTATTAGCTGAAGGCACTTTGGATGTTGTAATAAGTTATCACGTAAGCTATATGATTCAAGTTTCTCCAGTCTTGTTAGTAACTGTTTTACAGCGACCTCTACCCATTTCTCCATACATTTACAATGGTTTCAACACAATAGATACTTTAAGGACTATAATGCGCTATAAAGAATATATTCACCTGTGTTGAAGACCACTGTGCAGCAGCAATAGCTGTGCTTGCCACAGAGAATGCACTAACTCTGTGCCCATCTGGCAACACAAGATCCCTGttttaaagaagaatgcagaaacCAGTTAAAGCAAAACCACAAATTCAGAAATGTAATGCCCAATTATCTCCATGTAGTAGGCCAATTAACAGATATAGTCAGgaatttgtagagcag encodes the following:
- the rbm5.L gene encoding RNA-binding protein 5-A isoform X1 codes for the protein MGSDKRVSRSERSGRYGSGFDRDDRDDRDNRSRRRDSEYKRYRDERSDRYDDYRDYDSPERDRMRDRERRNSDRSEDGYHSDGDYMDHDYRQDYYMDEKESKTIMLRGLPININENDIRELVESFEGPQPADVRLMKRKTGLSRGFAFVEFYHLQDSTSWMEANQKKLVIQGKTIAMHYSNPRPKFEDWLCNKCGLYNFRRRLKCFRCGAAKAESDMEAPSGSSEAPQSADYYSDTIILRNIGPHTVVDSILSALAPYVSLVVSNIRLIKDKQTQQNRGFAFVQLPSALEASQLLQILQTLHPPLKIDGKTIGVDFAKSARKDLVLPDGHRVSAFSVASTAIAAAQWSSTQPAQQSGEGGDYAYLQPGQEGCSNYGQCSQDYQPFYQTQTGAAEQGTAPQAESSSPVPATTSAVVCQSPQMYQQPGSPTQSSTSTVAASATPASGTSAEEAAAPNAIVPGLKYSVPDTSTYQYDESSGYYYDPQTGLYYDPNSQYYYNSLTQQYLYWDGEKQTYLPAADGAGQSGTQPNGANPGTSKEGKEKKEKPKSKTAQQIAKDMERWAKSLNKQKENFKNSFQPLRDEERKESAAADAGFALFEKKQGSLLERQFLPDMMMMVNTEEEKPPNTALVAAYSGDSDNEEENERFIGAVDDEKLMDWKKLACLLCRRQFPNKDALTRHQQLSDLHKQNLEVYRRSKLSEQEYEAEQTERESKYRDRAAERRVKYGIPEPPEPKRKRFAPTVVNYEQPTKDGIDNSNIGNKMLQAMGWKEGSGLGRKSQGITAPIQAQVRMRGAGLGAKGSSYGVNTSDSYKDAVRKAMFARFSEME
- the rbm5.L gene encoding RNA-binding protein 5-A, which translates into the protein MGSDKRVSRSERSGRYGSGFDRDDRDDRDNRSRRRDSEYKRYRDERSDRYDDYRDYDSPERDRMRDRERRNSDRSEDGYHSDGDYMDHDYRQDYYMDEKESKTIMLRGLPININENDIRELVESFEGPQPADVRLMKRKTGLSRGFAFVEFYHLQDSTSWMEANQKKLVIQGKTIAMHYSNPRPKFEDWLCNKCGLYNFRRRLKCFRCGAAKAESDMEAPSGSSEAPQSADYYSDSGYVSSAIILRNIGPHTVVDSILSALAPYVSLVVSNIRLIKDKQTQQNRGFAFVQLPSALEASQLLQILQTLHPPLKIDGKTIGVDFAKSARKDLVLPDGHRVSAFSVASTAIAAAQWSSTQPAQQSGEGGDYAYLQPGQEGCSNYGQCSQDYQPFYQTQTGAAEQGTAPQAESSSPVPATTSAVVCQSPQMYQQPGSPTQSSTSTVAASATPASGTSAEEAAAPNAIVPGLKYSVPDTSTYQYDESSGYYYDPQTGLYYDPNSQYYYNSLTQQYLYWDGEKQTYLPAADGAGQSGTQPNGANPGTSKEGKEKKEKPKSKTAQQIAKDMERWAKSLNKQKENFKNSFQPLRDEERKESAAADAGFALFEKKQGSLLERQFLPDMMMMVNTEEEKPPNTALVAAYSGDSDNEEENERFIGAVDDEKLMDWKKLACLLCRRQFPNKDALTRHQQLSDLHKQNLEVYRRSKLSEQEYEAEQTERESKYRDRAAERRVKYGIPEPPEPKRKRFAPTVVNYEQPTKDGIDNSNIGNKMLQAMGWKEGSGLGRKSQGITAPIQAQVRMRGAGLGAKGSSYGVNTSDSYKDAVRKAMFARFSEME